In Streptomyces sp. DG2A-72, one genomic interval encodes:
- a CDS encoding DUF58 domain-containing protein, whose amino-acid sequence MTTGGTPHATEDDRGEKGGVRTALAGLTTRGRSFLAAGVAAAICAYVLGQSDLLRVGLLLAALPLVCATVLYRTRYRVAGSRRLSPARVPAGSEARVHLRMDNVSRLPTGLLMLQDRVPYVLGPRPRFVLDRVEAGGRREVSYRIRSDLRGRYPLGPLQLRLTDPFGMCELTRSFSTYDTLTVIPRVEPLPPVRLTGEAKGYGDGRQRSLALAGEDDVIPRGYRYGDDLRRVHWRLTARYGELMVRREEQPQRSRCTVLLDTRGLAYQGAGPDSAFEWAVSGAASVLVHMLERGFSVRLLTDTGTSVPGEGAEGFAGASQESADAAGLMMDTLAVVDHSDGAGLSRAYDVLRGGNEGLLVAFLGDLDEEHAAVAAKMRQRSGGAVAFLLDSDTWVREPTDVPGPLDGSEERLRMLREAGWTAVSVPRGASLNELWRRADRERTGLAAAGGEGRS is encoded by the coding sequence ATGACCACCGGTGGCACTCCGCACGCGACGGAGGACGACCGGGGCGAGAAGGGCGGTGTGCGCACGGCGCTGGCGGGGCTGACCACGCGGGGACGCTCCTTCCTGGCCGCCGGAGTGGCGGCGGCGATCTGCGCATACGTCCTCGGGCAGAGCGATCTGCTGCGGGTCGGCCTGCTGCTGGCCGCGCTGCCCCTGGTCTGCGCGACCGTGCTCTACCGCACCCGCTACCGGGTCGCCGGCAGCCGCCGCCTCTCCCCCGCGCGCGTGCCCGCTGGCAGCGAGGCCCGGGTCCATCTGCGGATGGACAACGTCTCGCGGCTGCCCACGGGCCTGCTGATGCTCCAGGACCGGGTGCCGTACGTCCTCGGCCCGCGCCCCCGCTTCGTCCTGGACCGGGTGGAGGCGGGCGGCCGGCGCGAGGTGTCCTACCGCATCCGCTCTGACCTGCGTGGCCGCTACCCGCTCGGGCCCCTGCAACTGCGCCTGACCGATCCGTTCGGCATGTGCGAACTGACCCGGTCCTTCTCGACGTACGACACCCTGACCGTCATCCCGCGCGTGGAACCGCTGCCGCCGGTGCGGCTCACCGGCGAGGCGAAGGGGTACGGCGACGGGCGGCAGCGCTCGCTGGCGCTGGCCGGCGAGGACGACGTGATCCCGCGCGGGTATCGCTACGGCGACGATCTGCGCAGGGTGCACTGGCGCCTGACCGCGCGCTATGGCGAGTTGATGGTGCGCCGCGAGGAGCAGCCGCAGCGCTCCCGGTGCACGGTGCTGCTCGACACCCGGGGCCTCGCCTATCAGGGCGCGGGCCCCGACTCGGCCTTCGAGTGGGCGGTGTCCGGTGCCGCGTCCGTGCTGGTGCACATGCTCGAACGGGGCTTCTCGGTGCGGCTGTTGACGGACACCGGCACCTCGGTACCCGGCGAGGGCGCCGAGGGGTTCGCGGGCGCGAGCCAGGAGTCGGCGGACGCGGCCGGACTGATGATGGACACCCTCGCGGTGGTCGACCACTCCGACGGCGCGGGCCTGTCGCGCGCGTACGACGTGCTGCGCGGCGGCAACGAAGGGCTGCTGGTGGCCTTCCTCGGCGATCTCGACGAGGAGCATGCCGCGGTGGCCGCGAAGATGCGCCAGCGCAGCGGAGGTGCGGTCGCCTTCCTGCTGGACAGTGACACATGGGTGCGGGAACCGACCGATGTCCCCGGGCCGTTGGACGGTAGCGAGGAGCGGCTGCGGATGCTGCGTGAGGCCGGCTGGACGGCCGTGAGCGTGCCGCGGGGCGCTTCGCTGAACGAGCTGTGGCGTCGGGCGGACCGCGAGCGCACCGGTTTGGCCGCGGCCGGCGGGGAGGGGCGGTCATGA